One region of Erwinia tracheiphila genomic DNA includes:
- the moaC gene encoding cyclic pyranopterin monophosphate synthase MoaC: MSQLTHLNAAGEAHMVDVSAKNDTAREARAEAFVLMNPETLSMIVEGRHHKGDVFATARIAGIQAAKRTWELIPLCHPLLLSKVEVSLQADTANSRVRIESLCRLTGKTGVEMEALTAASVAALTIYDMCKAAQKDISIESCRLLSKLGGKSGDYQAKCHD; encoded by the coding sequence ATGTCGCAACTTACCCACCTCAACGCCGCCGGAGAAGCTCATATGGTGGACGTTTCAGCAAAAAATGACACCGCACGGGAGGCCAGAGCGGAAGCTTTTGTGCTGATGAATCCTGAAACCCTCAGCATGATTGTTGAAGGTCGCCATCACAAAGGCGATGTGTTCGCCACGGCGCGCATCGCGGGTATCCAGGCGGCAAAGCGCACCTGGGAACTGATCCCACTGTGTCACCCTCTACTGTTAAGCAAAGTCGAGGTGTCGTTACAGGCCGATACGGCAAACAGTCGGGTACGAATTGAATCCCTCTGTCGTCTGACCGGTAAAACCGGCGTGGAAATGGAGGCGTTAACGGCGGCGTCGGTGGCAGCACTGACCATCTACGATATGTGCAAAGCGGCACAAAAAGATATCAGCATCGAATCCTGCCGCCTGTTGAGTAAGCTTGGTGGAAAATCAGGTGATTATCAGGCGAAGTGCCATGATTAA
- a CDS encoding methyl-accepting chemotaxis protein, which produces MFIHGKMKLSIMLMMAFLCVILMGVFMTAFAGFKLNSVSEQQDLTHARLSDLQVLQTLKDNINQQTALLLELPGAMQPSALGDLRAQFFSLQKNSDDTTARFRMLVNGAKSIPGINLAEVEEASGLLNKIETASPPFNTAAQAVFQQNGAAAADKVSSGLLPALSLYRTAVDGMVAYQAQVTLKTAQTSTQALSGVYLTLIALTAVFVMLGCVMSWLINHRIKGQLGGEPSQAQMLAATIAAGDLTTQITLRHHDTDSLLASLDSMQSNLRGLVSQIKESSASVALAAGDISQGNTELSSRTEQQAAALQETAASMEQLTATVKNNTASAQQTAESARQAAILARTGERDMQHMSETMNAISLSAVKVRDITSVIEGIAFQTNILALNAAVEAARAGEQGRGFAVVAGEVRTLAQRSATAARDIKQLIEQAVSQVESGVAVAAGTGQSILNIVGMVGELAEAMDNISLASAEQMQGISQVSIAVTQMDGVTQNNAALVEESSSALHSLSEQANALRETVNTFRV; this is translated from the coding sequence ATGTTTATTCACGGAAAAATGAAACTCAGCATCATGTTAATGATGGCATTTCTTTGTGTCATTCTTATGGGCGTTTTTATGACGGCATTTGCCGGATTCAAGCTCAATTCTGTCAGCGAACAACAGGATTTAACGCATGCCCGGCTGTCTGATTTACAAGTGTTGCAAACCCTGAAAGACAATATAAATCAGCAAACGGCTTTACTACTCGAATTGCCTGGCGCTATGCAGCCATCGGCGCTGGGCGATCTGCGGGCACAGTTTTTTTCACTACAGAAAAACAGTGATGACACCACCGCACGTTTTCGTATGTTGGTGAATGGCGCTAAAAGTATTCCTGGTATTAATCTTGCCGAAGTTGAAGAGGCTTCTGGCCTGCTTAACAAGATAGAAACGGCTTCCCCTCCTTTTAATACGGCGGCGCAGGCCGTCTTTCAGCAAAATGGCGCGGCGGCAGCGGATAAAGTGAGCAGCGGGCTATTGCCCGCACTTTCCCTTTATCGTACGGCCGTAGATGGCATGGTTGCCTATCAGGCGCAGGTGACATTGAAAACGGCTCAGACATCGACTCAGGCCTTGTCCGGCGTTTATCTGACGCTGATTGCCCTGACGGCCGTGTTTGTTATGCTGGGCTGTGTGATGAGCTGGCTGATAAACCACCGGATTAAGGGACAGCTTGGCGGGGAACCTTCGCAGGCACAGATGCTGGCTGCCACCATTGCCGCAGGCGATCTGACCACCCAGATTACACTGCGTCATCATGATACCGACAGTCTGCTGGCATCACTGGACAGCATGCAAAGTAATTTGCGTGGTCTGGTGTCGCAGATTAAGGAATCTTCCGCTTCCGTGGCGTTGGCCGCCGGGGATATTTCGCAGGGTAACACTGAACTTTCCTCGCGCACCGAGCAGCAGGCCGCCGCGTTGCAGGAAACCGCCGCCAGTATGGAACAGCTTACCGCCACGGTAAAAAACAATACGGCCAGCGCACAGCAAACCGCTGAGTCTGCCCGTCAGGCTGCGATACTGGCGCGTACCGGAGAGCGTGATATGCAGCATATGTCTGAGACAATGAATGCTATTTCACTGAGCGCTGTGAAAGTCCGGGATATTACCTCAGTGATTGAAGGTATCGCCTTTCAAACCAATATTCTGGCACTCAACGCGGCGGTTGAAGCGGCGCGTGCCGGGGAACAGGGTCGTGGCTTTGCTGTTGTCGCGGGGGAAGTCAGGACGCTGGCACAACGCAGTGCTACGGCAGCCAGAGATATCAAACAATTGATTGAACAGGCCGTTAGCCAGGTTGAAAGCGGTGTGGCGGTTGCGGCTGGTACAGGCCAGAGCATCCTGAATATTGTGGGTATGGTCGGTGAGCTGGCCGAGGCGATGGATAATATTTCGCTGGCGTCTGCTGAACAAATGCAGGGCATTTCACAGGTCAGTATTGCGGTAACTCAGATGGATGGTGTAACGCAAAATAATGCCGCGCTGGTTGAAGAATCTTCCTCTGCATTGCACTCGCTTTCTGAACAGGCCAACGCGCTGCGTGAAACGGTTAATACATTTCGCGTGTAG
- a CDS encoding Bax inhibitor-1/YccA family protein encodes MDRYQRAGGSMVSSASTGLQTYMAQVYGWMTCGLLLTAFVSWFAANTPAVMELVFANRITFYGLIIVQLGLVFLLSGMVHKLSGALATGLFMLYSALTGLTLASIFLVYTDSSIASTFVVTGGMFGVMSFWGYTTKRDLSRMGSVLFMVLIGIVLASLVNIWLKSTPLMWAVTYIGVLVFAGLTAWDTQKLKNIGEGINVNDKENLRRYSIMGALTLYLDFINLFLMLLRIFGNRR; translated from the coding sequence ATGGACAGATATCAACGTGCTGGTGGTTCTATGGTTTCGTCAGCCAGTACCGGGCTACAAACCTATATGGCGCAGGTGTACGGCTGGATGACCTGCGGGCTTTTACTGACGGCGTTTGTTTCATGGTTTGCGGCCAACACGCCTGCGGTGATGGAGCTGGTTTTCGCTAATCGCATTACGTTTTACGGCCTGATTATTGTTCAGTTGGGGCTGGTATTTTTGCTCTCCGGCATGGTGCATAAGCTGAGTGGCGCGTTAGCGACCGGCCTGTTTATGCTGTACTCGGCGTTAACGGGATTAACCCTCGCCAGCATCTTCCTTGTTTATACTGACTCCTCCATAGCCAGTACCTTTGTGGTTACCGGCGGCATGTTTGGGGTGATGAGTTTTTGGGGCTACACCACCAAACGCGACCTCAGCCGCATGGGCAGTGTTTTATTTATGGTGCTGATCGGTATTGTGCTGGCCTCGCTGGTCAATATCTGGCTGAAAAGCACCCCGTTGATGTGGGCTGTCACCTATATTGGTGTGCTGGTGTTTGCGGGGTTGACCGCCTGGGACACCCAAAAGCTGAAGAATATTGGGGAAGGGATCAATGTTAATGATAAAGAAAATCTGCGTCGTTACTCCATCATGGGGGCGCTAACTCTCTATCTGGACTTCATTAACCTGTTCCTGATGCTGCTGCGTATTTTCGGAAATCGTCGCTGA
- the rhlE gene encoding ATP-dependent RNA helicase RhlE — MSFDSLGLNADILRAVTEQGYNQPTPIQLQAIPVVLAGRDLMASAQTGTGKTAGFTLPLLQRLSSTESNQKGRRPVRALILTPTRELAAQVGENVQDYSKYLNLRSLVVFGGVSINPQMMKLRGGVDVLIATPGRLLDLEHQNALDLSKVEILVLDEADRMLDMGFIHDIRRVLAKLPAKRQNLLFSATFSDEIKTLAEKLLHNPEQVEVARRNTASEQVTQHVHFVDKKRKRELLSLMIGRDNWQQVLVFTRTKHGANHLAEQLNKDGITAAAIHGNKSQGARTRALSDFKDSKIRVLVATDIAARGIDISELPHVVNYELPNVPEDYVHRIGRTGRAAATGEALSLVCVDEHKLLRDIERLLKREIPRIALEGFEPDPSIKAEPIQNGRQQDGGRGAPQRRSGGNRCNDGERRASSGGANRGNGDGAERRPSSGPRCPGSAAGAKPAGSSNGAPRNRTRQRRSNPA, encoded by the coding sequence ATGTCATTTGATTCTCTCGGCCTGAATGCCGATATTTTGCGTGCTGTTACGGAACAGGGCTACAACCAGCCGACCCCCATTCAGCTCCAGGCTATCCCCGTCGTGTTGGCGGGGCGTGACCTTATGGCCAGCGCCCAGACCGGCACGGGTAAAACCGCCGGATTTACCCTGCCGCTGTTACAGCGATTAAGCAGCACGGAAAGCAATCAGAAAGGCCGTCGCCCGGTTCGGGCGCTCATCCTTACCCCCACTCGTGAGCTGGCGGCTCAGGTTGGCGAAAACGTCCAGGACTACAGCAAATACCTTAACCTTCGTTCGCTGGTGGTATTTGGTGGCGTCAGCATTAATCCGCAAATGATGAAGCTGCGGGGCGGTGTGGATGTACTGATTGCCACCCCCGGACGTCTGCTGGATCTGGAACACCAGAACGCGCTGGATCTTTCTAAAGTCGAAATTCTGGTGCTGGATGAAGCTGACCGGATGCTGGATATGGGTTTTATCCACGATATCCGTCGTGTGCTGGCAAAGCTGCCTGCAAAACGTCAGAACCTGCTGTTCTCCGCCACCTTTTCCGATGAGATTAAGACACTGGCGGAAAAACTGCTGCATAACCCTGAGCAGGTGGAAGTCGCCCGCCGCAACACTGCTTCCGAGCAGGTGACGCAACATGTGCATTTTGTTGATAAGAAACGCAAGCGGGAACTGTTGTCCCTAATGATCGGAAGGGATAACTGGCAGCAGGTGCTGGTATTTACTCGCACCAAGCACGGTGCCAACCATCTGGCCGAACAGCTGAATAAAGACGGTATCACCGCCGCTGCAATCCACGGCAATAAGAGCCAGGGGGCGCGGACCCGTGCGCTGAGTGATTTTAAAGATAGTAAAATTCGCGTGCTGGTGGCCACCGACATTGCGGCTCGCGGTATTGATATTTCTGAACTGCCGCACGTGGTGAACTATGAACTGCCCAACGTGCCGGAAGATTACGTACACCGCATTGGCCGGACCGGACGTGCGGCTGCAACTGGCGAAGCGCTGTCGCTGGTTTGTGTCGATGAGCATAAGCTGCTGCGTGATATTGAGCGCCTGCTGAAACGTGAGATCCCCCGTATCGCACTGGAAGGCTTTGAGCCGGACCCGTCAATTAAAGCGGAGCCGATTCAGAATGGGCGTCAGCAGGACGGTGGTCGCGGTGCGCCGCAGCGCCGTTCCGGCGGCAACCGTTGCAATGATGGCGAACGCAGGGCCTCGTCAGGTGGCGCGAACCGTGGGAACGGTGATGGTGCAGAGCGTCGGCCGTCCAGCGGCCCGCGTTGTCCCGGTTCTGCGGCTGGTGCAAAACCAGCAGGCAGCAGTAACGGTGCGCCACGTAACAGAACCCGCCAGCGCCGTTCCAATCCGGCATAA
- a CDS encoding methionine synthase, which yields MKKLLPTSTAGSLPKPSWLAQPETLWSPWKLQDQELIDGKKDALRLCLEDQLQSGIDIVSDGEQTRQHFVTTFIEHLSGVDFEKRKIVKIRNRYDASVPTVVGEVSRQKPVFVEDAKFLRRQTQQPIKWALPGPMTMIDTLYDSHYKSREKLAWEFAKILNQEAKELEAAGVDIIQFDEPAFNVFFDEVNDWGIAALEKAIEGLKCETAVHICYGYGIKANTDWKKTLGSEWRQYEEIFPKLQKSNIDIISLECQNSRVPMDLIELIRGKKVMVGAIDVATSTIETPEQVADTLRKALQFVDADKLYPSTNCGMIPLTRQVAKGKLSALSAGADIVRNELLAK from the coding sequence ATGAAAAAGTTGTTACCCACGTCGACTGCTGGCAGCTTACCGAAACCTTCCTGGCTTGCACAGCCAGAAACGCTCTGGTCTCCCTGGAAACTGCAGGACCAGGAGTTGATTGATGGTAAAAAAGACGCCCTACGTCTGTGCCTTGAAGATCAGCTGCAATCCGGCATTGATATTGTCAGTGACGGTGAACAAACGCGACAGCATTTCGTCACCACGTTCATTGAACACCTCAGCGGCGTGGATTTTGAAAAACGCAAAATCGTTAAAATTCGCAATCGTTATGACGCCAGTGTGCCCACCGTGGTCGGTGAAGTGTCTCGTCAAAAGCCGGTGTTTGTTGAAGATGCCAAATTTTTACGCCGACAAACTCAGCAGCCTATTAAATGGGCGCTGCCGGGTCCCATGACGATGATTGATACGCTTTATGACAGCCATTATAAAAGCCGGGAAAAGCTGGCCTGGGAATTTGCAAAAATTCTTAATCAGGAAGCAAAAGAATTAGAGGCGGCTGGCGTTGATATTATCCAGTTTGATGAACCCGCATTTAATGTCTTTTTTGATGAGGTCAATGACTGGGGAATCGCCGCGTTAGAAAAAGCCATTGAAGGGCTGAAATGCGAAACAGCAGTGCATATCTGCTACGGTTACGGCATTAAGGCCAACACCGACTGGAAAAAAACCCTCGGCTCAGAGTGGCGTCAGTACGAAGAGATTTTCCCTAAGCTGCAAAAATCCAATATCGATATTATTTCGCTGGAATGTCAAAACTCGCGTGTGCCAATGGATCTGATTGAACTGATTCGCGGTAAAAAAGTGATGGTGGGTGCAATTGACGTGGCGACCAGTACGATTGAAACCCCGGAGCAAGTGGCCGATACGCTACGTAAAGCACTGCAGTTTGTCGATGCCGACAAACTCTATCCAAGCACCAACTGCGGTATGATACCGCTAACTCGTCAGGTAGCAAAAGGTAAGCTCAGTGCCCTGAGTGCAGGCGCAGATATCGTCCGCAACGAGCTGCTGGCGAAATAA
- the dusC gene encoding tRNA dihydrouridine(16) synthase DusC, whose translation MRVLLAPMEGVLDSLVRELLTDVNDYDLCITEFLRVVDQLLPVKSFYRLCPELHHASRTPSGTLVRIQLLGQHPAFLAENAARAVALGSWGVDLNCGCPSKTVNGSGGGATLLKDPELIFRAASAMRVAVPPHLPVTVKVRLGWESGDWQFEIADAVAQAGATELVVHGRTKEDGYKAERINWAAIGEIRRRLNIPVIANGEIWDRQSAEACMQMTGCDAVMIGRGALCIPNLSHMIKNNAPPMPWAEVLKLLHRYINLEKQGDTGFYHVARIKQWLGYLRKNYSEADCLFGHIRAMKTSSDIAAFIEQSVQG comes from the coding sequence ATGCGCGTTTTACTGGCCCCGATGGAGGGCGTACTGGACTCGCTGGTGCGCGAGCTGCTCACTGACGTTAACGATTACGACCTTTGCATTACGGAATTTCTGCGGGTGGTCGACCAACTGTTGCCGGTCAAATCCTTTTACCGACTCTGTCCTGAACTTCATCACGCCAGCCGTACCCCGTCCGGCACGCTGGTGCGCATTCAGCTGTTGGGTCAGCACCCGGCATTTCTGGCGGAAAATGCTGCACGAGCGGTGGCGCTGGGTTCCTGGGGAGTGGATCTCAACTGTGGTTGTCCGTCAAAGACTGTCAACGGTAGCGGCGGTGGGGCCACGTTGCTGAAAGATCCCGAACTGATTTTCCGGGCAGCCAGCGCCATGCGTGTCGCTGTGCCACCACACCTGCCGGTCACGGTGAAAGTTCGCTTGGGATGGGAATCCGGCGATTGGCAGTTTGAAATCGCTGATGCGGTGGCGCAAGCTGGTGCTACTGAGCTGGTGGTTCACGGACGTACCAAAGAGGATGGCTACAAAGCCGAGCGGATAAACTGGGCAGCCATTGGTGAGATTCGTCGGCGTCTTAACATTCCGGTTATCGCTAACGGTGAGATCTGGGATCGGCAGAGTGCCGAAGCCTGTATGCAAATGACCGGCTGTGATGCGGTGATGATCGGCAGGGGCGCACTGTGTATCCCTAACCTGAGCCATATGATCAAAAATAACGCGCCGCCAATGCCGTGGGCAGAGGTGCTTAAGCTGTTGCACCGCTATATTAATCTGGAAAAACAGGGGGATACCGGGTTTTATCACGTCGCGAGGATTAAGCAGTGGCTGGGCTATTTACGCAAAAATTATAGCGAAGCCGACTGTCTGTTTGGCCATATCCGCGCGATGAAAACCTCTTCTGACATTGCGGCATTTATTGAACAATCGGTACAGGGATAA
- the moaD gene encoding molybdopterin synthase sulfur carrier subunit: MINVLFFAQVRELTNTASLTVAAEYATVEALRCALAAKGERWALALEPGRVLTAVNQTLVSAKHPLSPGDEVAFFPPVTGG; encoded by the coding sequence ATGATTAACGTCCTGTTTTTTGCACAGGTGCGCGAGCTGACCAACACCGCCAGCCTTACCGTAGCGGCGGAGTACGCGACGGTGGAAGCGCTGCGTTGCGCACTGGCAGCAAAAGGTGAACGCTGGGCGCTGGCACTGGAGCCGGGCAGGGTGCTGACGGCGGTGAATCAAACGCTGGTTTCAGCAAAGCATCCGCTTTCACCCGGGGACGAAGTTGCCTTCTTTCCCCCGGTTACAGGAGGTTAA
- a CDS encoding DUF1615 domain-containing protein: protein MNYAIVKPLALLALLVLAGCSSKTADKKPQKRPAEVKAQINQLLPPQVNDRQGWSNDILAAFNGQGIDPSVSNLCAVIAVADQESGFNADASVPGLPKIAWGEIDRRAAKLHIPAMLVRAALMINSPDGKSYAERLDHVKNEKELSAIFDDFINIVPLGQRLFGRLNPVHTGGPMQVSVAFAEAHASGYPWPVDGTLQREVFSRRGGVWFGTLHLLGYPADYSRPLYRFADFNAGWYASRNAAFQAAVVRLSGIKLALDGDLIQYDTDAAGSTELAVRTLAKRLDMSNREIRRALEKSQTLAFEKTALWQQVFALADKDAGKTLPREMLPGIRLESPKITRNLTTAWFAQRVDGRYQRCLAREGRERSPG from the coding sequence ATGAATTACGCCATCGTAAAACCCCTGGCGCTACTGGCGCTGCTGGTACTGGCAGGATGCAGTAGCAAAACCGCCGATAAAAAACCGCAAAAACGTCCGGCTGAGGTCAAAGCACAGATCAATCAGCTGCTGCCGCCGCAGGTGAACGACCGCCAGGGCTGGAGCAATGATATTCTGGCGGCATTTAACGGACAGGGTATCGATCCTTCCGTCAGTAATCTGTGCGCGGTGATTGCCGTCGCTGACCAGGAGTCGGGTTTTAACGCCGATGCCAGCGTACCCGGTCTGCCAAAAATCGCCTGGGGTGAAATTGACAGACGCGCGGCGAAGCTGCATATCCCGGCCATGCTGGTGCGCGCAGCGCTGATGATTAATTCCCCCGATGGCAAAAGCTATGCTGAACGGCTTGACCATGTGAAAAATGAAAAAGAGCTGAGTGCGATTTTCGACGATTTTATCAATATAGTCCCGCTGGGTCAGAGGTTATTTGGCAGGCTTAACCCGGTCCATACCGGAGGACCGATGCAGGTCAGCGTAGCGTTTGCCGAAGCGCATGCCAGCGGCTATCCCTGGCCTGTGGACGGTACGCTGCAGCGGGAAGTATTCAGCCGCCGTGGAGGCGTCTGGTTTGGCACGCTGCATCTTCTCGGCTATCCGGCAGATTACAGCCGCCCTCTCTATCGCTTTGCTGACTTCAACGCGGGATGGTATGCCAGCCGTAATGCGGCCTTTCAGGCGGCGGTTGTCCGTCTCAGCGGTATTAAACTGGCGCTTGATGGTGATTTGATACAGTACGACACCGATGCGGCAGGTTCCACTGAACTGGCAGTGCGCACCCTGGCTAAACGTCTGGATATGAGCAACAGGGAGATTCGTCGTGCGCTGGAAAAGAGCCAGACGCTGGCATTTGAGAAAACCGCTTTATGGCAGCAGGTGTTCGCGCTGGCAGATAAGGATGCAGGAAAAACCTTGCCGCGGGAGATGCTGCCGGGAATCAGGCTTGAAAGCCCGAAAATCACCCGCAACCTCACCACTGCCTGGTTTGCGCAGCGCGTCGACGGGCGTTATCAACGCTGCCTCGCGCGGGAAGGACGGGAGCGTAGCCCAGGCTGA
- a CDS encoding YbhQ family protein, translating to MKWSNRVQIVTGQTWIHIMLHLMLIAALVLGWKHLALLYVSIVLLTLYAGVFAAMLLTQRLTGFRRTGDFLEDVTTTYYFGAAMLVLYLLSRVIHNNLLLGIAGVLMLTGPAVVSLLAKETVRSRQR from the coding sequence ATGAAATGGTCTAATCGTGTTCAGATTGTCACAGGACAAACTTGGATACACATAATGCTACACCTGATGCTGATTGCTGCACTGGTCTTGGGATGGAAACACCTGGCGCTATTGTATGTCAGTATAGTCCTGCTGACGCTTTACGCAGGTGTGTTTGCTGCTATGTTACTCACCCAGCGTCTGACGGGCTTTCGTCGGACGGGTGACTTCCTCGAGGACGTGACTACCACGTACTATTTCGGGGCGGCCATGCTGGTGCTTTACCTGCTTTCCCGGGTGATTCACAACAACCTGCTGCTGGGTATCGCAGGGGTGCTGATGCTGACCGGGCCCGCTGTGGTTTCGCTGCTGGCTAAAGAGACGGTTCGCTCTCGCCAGCGCTGA
- the moaE gene encoding molybdopterin synthase catalytic subunit MoaE, producing the protein MDEACGWLSADDKDGAVVTFTGKVRNHNLDDPVAVLTLEHYPGMTEKVLADIVGEARHRWSPGRIIVIHRTGEMLPGEAIVLVGVSSAHRAVAFAVAEFLMDQLKTRAPFWKREVTTEGERWLASRESDQQAAARWK; encoded by the coding sequence ATGGATGAAGCCTGTGGTTGGCTTTCAGCTGATGATAAAGACGGGGCGGTAGTGACCTTTACCGGCAAAGTGCGTAACCACAACCTTGACGATCCTGTTGCTGTGCTGACGCTGGAACACTACCCGGGGATGACGGAAAAAGTGCTGGCAGATATCGTCGGTGAGGCCCGTCATCGCTGGTCGCCTGGGCGCATTATCGTGATCCACCGCACCGGGGAGATGTTGCCAGGCGAGGCCATTGTGCTGGTTGGCGTTAGCAGCGCGCACCGGGCCGTTGCCTTCGCCGTGGCCGAATTTCTGATGGATCAACTGAAAACGCGGGCGCCTTTCTGGAAACGTGAAGTCACGACAGAAGGTGAACGCTGGCTGGCTTCCCGCGAGAGCGACCAGCAGGCCGCCGCACGCTGGAAATAG
- a CDS encoding DUF1852 domain-containing protein, giving the protein MNNPFSFSIKSISFDENYNPSKNTRITTNFANLARGEKRQENLRNALRMIDNRFNALAQWDNPKSDRYAVEVDIISVQLNIGVNGNSDSFPVIEILQTNIVDKKTGQRAQGILGNNFSSWVRDYDFSVLLSEYNKDKNEFGTPVNFGDLHGNIFKRFLNSDAYKEHFSKPPVICLSVSIKNTYYRTSNVHPVLGVEYQQDESSLTDKYFAKMGLKVRFFMPPNSVAPLAFYFPGDLLGDYTNLELIGTISTMETFQKIYRPEIYNANSAAGQQYQPNLQYQDYSLTRIVYDRVERSQLAVEQGKFTEEHFIKPYQTELEQWAAGSAD; this is encoded by the coding sequence ATGAACAACCCGTTTAGCTTTTCCATTAAGAGCATTTCTTTCGACGAGAATTACAACCCTTCGAAAAATACGCGCATTACCACCAACTTTGCTAATCTGGCCAGAGGAGAGAAACGTCAGGAGAACCTGCGTAACGCCCTGAGAATGATTGACAATCGTTTTAACGCGCTGGCACAGTGGGATAATCCAAAAAGTGACCGTTACGCTGTTGAGGTTGACATCATTTCCGTGCAGCTGAATATTGGCGTTAATGGCAACAGCGACAGCTTCCCGGTAATCGAAATATTGCAGACCAACATTGTTGATAAAAAAACCGGGCAACGCGCACAGGGTATTTTAGGCAATAACTTCTCCTCCTGGGTGAGGGATTATGACTTTAGCGTATTACTGTCAGAATATAATAAAGATAAGAACGAATTCGGTACGCCAGTTAATTTTGGTGATTTGCACGGCAATATATTTAAGCGTTTCCTCAATTCAGATGCTTACAAAGAGCATTTCAGTAAGCCCCCGGTTATTTGCCTGAGTGTTTCAATTAAAAACACCTATTACCGCACCAGCAACGTGCATCCGGTTCTGGGCGTCGAATATCAGCAGGATGAATCATCTCTGACCGATAAATACTTTGCCAAAATGGGCTTAAAAGTTCGCTTCTTTATGCCACCCAACAGCGTTGCACCTTTGGCTTTTTATTTTCCCGGTGATTTACTCGGTGACTACACCAATCTTGAACTAATTGGCACCATCAGTACGATGGAAACATTCCAGAAGATTTATCGCCCTGAAATTTACAATGCCAATTCTGCCGCAGGGCAACAGTATCAGCCCAACCTGCAGTACCAGGATTACTCATTAACCCGCATCGTCTACGATCGTGTTGAACGTAGCCAGTTGGCTGTTGAGCAGGGAAAATTTACTGAAGAACACTTTATCAAACCCTACCAAACCGAACTTGAACAATGGGCCGCGGGTTCCGCTGATTGA
- a CDS encoding MFS transporter, whose protein sequence is MSSDFPLSGAQLNKRIISVVVLTFFCYLSIGLPLAVLPGYAHHQLGYSSFIAGLIISLQYFATLISRPLAGRYADLLGPKKVVLVGLLLCGASGLFTVLAVLPVNSPLTSLILLAAGRVVLGVGESFTATGSTLWGIHIAGVVQSARVISWNGVATYLAMALGAPLGVLLNSAFGISGFAVLIVLIAVYGFWLATRRPAVVVTVGQRIPFHKVFSRIWLFGLCLGLGSVGFGTIVTFITLYFSSHNWQGAAFSLMLFSLGFVAIRLVFSNAIGRFGGIRVSLFCFAVESVGLLVIWLGASPLLVDIGAFFTGAGFSLVFPALGVEVIRQVAPQNQGAALGLYSAFLDFGLGITGPLVGLLMGWQGVDVIYLAAAMVVFVAFMIILRRQFGGSN, encoded by the coding sequence ATGTCTTCTGACTTTCCCTTGTCCGGGGCACAGCTTAATAAGCGCATTATCTCTGTGGTGGTGCTCACCTTTTTTTGTTACCTGTCGATTGGCCTGCCGCTGGCGGTCCTGCCAGGTTATGCCCATCATCAGCTGGGCTACAGCTCGTTTATCGCCGGACTGATTATCAGCCTGCAATATTTTGCCACCCTGATCAGTCGGCCCCTGGCCGGGCGCTATGCCGATCTGCTTGGCCCGAAGAAAGTGGTGCTGGTTGGCTTGTTATTGTGTGGGGCCAGTGGGTTATTCACCGTACTGGCTGTGCTGCCTGTCAACAGCCCGTTAACCAGTCTGATCCTGCTGGCGGCGGGCAGAGTGGTGCTCGGTGTTGGAGAAAGTTTTACTGCGACCGGCTCCACGCTTTGGGGTATTCATATTGCCGGTGTGGTGCAAAGCGCACGGGTGATTTCCTGGAACGGGGTGGCGACCTATCTTGCGATGGCGCTGGGCGCACCGCTGGGGGTGCTGCTTAACAGCGCCTTTGGCATATCCGGATTTGCCGTTCTTATCGTGCTGATAGCGGTATACGGCTTTTGGCTGGCGACCCGTCGCCCGGCGGTAGTCGTGACAGTGGGACAGCGTATTCCTTTTCACAAAGTGTTTTCGCGTATCTGGCTCTTCGGGCTGTGCCTGGGGCTGGGAAGCGTTGGCTTTGGCACTATCGTCACCTTTATCACTCTCTATTTTTCCAGTCATAACTGGCAGGGTGCCGCTTTTTCGCTGATGCTGTTCAGCCTGGGGTTTGTGGCGATACGGCTGGTGTTCAGCAATGCTATTGGGCGTTTTGGTGGCATCCGCGTGTCGCTGTTTTGCTTTGCTGTTGAAAGCGTCGGACTGCTGGTGATCTGGCTCGGTGCCTCGCCGCTGCTGGTGGATATCGGCGCGTTTTTCACCGGGGCGGGGTTTTCTCTGGTGTTTCCGGCGCTGGGAGTCGAGGTGATCCGCCAGGTCGCGCCGCAGAATCAGGGGGCGGCGTTGGGGCTCTATTCCGCCTTTCTTGATTTCGGCCTGGGGATTACCGGTCCTCTGGTCGGTTTGCTGATGGGCTGGCAGGGTGTGGATGTCATCTACCTTGCCGCCGCGATGGTGGTATTTGTGGCATTTATGATTATTCTGCGACGCCAGTTCGGTGGCAGCAACTAA